Proteins from a genomic interval of Macadamia integrifolia cultivar HAES 741 unplaced genomic scaffold, SCU_Mint_v3 scaffold561, whole genome shotgun sequence:
- the LOC122069239 gene encoding uncharacterized protein LOC122069239: MLESPTDSSAPPTTVKRYAPPNQRNRVHNRRKSGDRLERTSISYSNDEEKNQTSSRNTSNHLNENAPPRLIALNRCCSSEAVQLLNDRMHVPTFLLIHFTLFMLPFSEFAIVFSWSYLGVPLHYLMKHHSF; this comes from the exons ATGCTCGAAAGCCCTACCGATTCATCCGCACCCCCTACTACCGTAAAGCGATACGCCCCTCCTAATCAAAg GAACCGTGTTCATAACAGGCGTAAATCTGGAG ACCGATTGGAAAGAACAAGCATCTCTTATTCgaatgatgaagaaaagaatcaAACATCTTCAAGAAATACCAGCAACCATTTGAACGAGAATGCTCCTCCAAGGTTGATTGCATTAAATCGATGTTGCAGCAGTGAGGCTGTTCAGCTTCTGAATGACCGTATGCATGTGCCTACTTTTCTATTAATTCATTTTACTTTGTTTATGCTTCCTTTTTCTGAGTTTGCTATTGTGTTTAGCTGGAGTTACTTGGGTGTACCCTTGCATTACCTTATGAAGCATCACTCCTTTTGA